One window from the genome of Fulvivirga lutea encodes:
- a CDS encoding tetratricopeptide repeat-containing sensor histidine kinase, translating to MKRLFLCLLALLIHKATFCQQKEVDSLKTVLTSQEPIDKVKSLNELAWYYRNYDMDSAFIFANQALAIAREQKSKAAISQSLNSLANNYEAVGKLDSALLLFRDVLNIKLELNDTLGLAGAHNNLGLVYDQQSKYPESLENYFEALRIYELHRDQKFNVAMVLGNIGIVYKKQKEFEKSFEYYERALKIYEDLGSEFSQIVTKGNIGSLLIQLKQFEESIMYCTSTLEGYKRLGYDRYIPYVQSNIGIAYDSLSNFEMAEKFYISAMDGHQAYNNEYEITNVSLLLAQHYTNKGQTTEALQLATQAFEKSQQINAIDFQTKALFILSKNYFKKGDYKLGSWAMETYDTLKDFVYQKEKSKQVVEIEVKYETEKKEQQIALQQAQLETKDLQIQRNWLFITILVVSLVAILILIALLRKREQIKREVIIQEQKIRLREAQMNAVVESQENERKRFAADLHDGMGQLIAALQVNIQSIKSTSEPEKQDQLYENSKSLLKDIHTEIRNIAFNLMPQALVKEGLISGLSELAIKINKAGSIKVKVNHLDVPDLNDVAQISIYRLIQEFLGNCLKHSDATYFQIDITGHEEELVVSLEDDGMGFDKNSLVNSIGNGWRNINTRLSLIGGSLELNTHEGKKGNSVLIIIPINKVRKTLTQTPNTVN from the coding sequence ATGAAGCGATTATTTCTCTGCCTTTTAGCCCTTCTCATTCATAAGGCCACATTTTGCCAACAAAAAGAGGTTGACAGTTTAAAAACTGTTTTAACCTCGCAGGAGCCGATAGATAAGGTTAAGTCTTTGAATGAGCTGGCGTGGTACTATCGAAATTATGATATGGATAGTGCCTTCATATTTGCTAACCAAGCACTGGCAATAGCTCGCGAGCAGAAATCGAAGGCTGCAATTTCTCAATCCTTAAATAGCCTTGCTAATAATTACGAGGCTGTAGGTAAACTAGATAGTGCATTACTATTGTTCAGAGATGTGCTGAATATTAAACTCGAACTTAACGATACACTGGGCCTTGCCGGTGCTCACAATAACCTAGGCTTGGTCTACGACCAGCAATCAAAATATCCTGAATCTCTCGAAAATTATTTTGAAGCGCTACGCATTTATGAATTACATCGCGATCAGAAATTCAATGTAGCCATGGTATTAGGCAACATCGGGATTGTTTATAAAAAACAAAAAGAATTCGAAAAATCATTTGAATACTATGAACGTGCGCTCAAAATTTATGAGGATCTGGGTTCGGAGTTTAGCCAAATAGTTACTAAAGGAAACATCGGCAGTCTGCTAATTCAACTCAAACAGTTTGAGGAATCCATTATGTATTGCACATCAACTTTGGAGGGTTACAAGCGCCTCGGTTATGATAGATATATTCCTTATGTGCAATCAAACATTGGCATTGCTTATGATAGCCTTAGCAACTTTGAGATGGCAGAAAAATTCTACATCAGTGCAATGGACGGACATCAGGCTTATAATAATGAATATGAGATAACAAACGTCAGTTTGCTACTCGCCCAACATTACACCAATAAAGGCCAAACTACTGAGGCATTGCAGCTGGCAACACAGGCATTTGAAAAGTCTCAACAGATCAATGCTATCGATTTTCAAACAAAGGCATTGTTTATTCTTTCAAAAAACTACTTCAAAAAAGGTGACTATAAATTGGGTTCATGGGCTATGGAAACCTACGATACCCTTAAAGATTTCGTTTATCAAAAGGAAAAATCCAAACAGGTTGTTGAAATTGAAGTAAAATATGAAACCGAAAAGAAGGAACAGCAAATTGCCCTACAACAAGCACAACTCGAAACCAAAGACCTGCAGATTCAGAGAAACTGGTTATTCATCACCATACTTGTTGTTTCTCTAGTCGCTATTCTGATACTGATTGCTTTATTACGAAAAAGGGAACAGATTAAAAGAGAAGTGATCATACAAGAGCAAAAAATAAGATTACGAGAAGCCCAGATGAATGCTGTTGTGGAATCTCAAGAGAATGAGCGCAAACGCTTTGCTGCTGATTTGCATGATGGTATGGGACAGTTAATAGCTGCTTTACAAGTAAATATTCAATCGATTAAATCAACCTCTGAGCCAGAAAAACAAGATCAGCTTTATGAAAATTCTAAAAGTTTGTTGAAGGACATACATACAGAAATAAGAAATATTGCCTTTAACCTTATGCCACAGGCTTTGGTGAAAGAAGGCCTTATTAGTGGTTTAAGCGAATTGGCAATCAAAATAAACAAGGCAGGAAGTATAAAGGTGAAAGTTAACCATCTTGATGTACCCGATCTCAATGATGTAGCTCAAATTTCCATTTACAGGTTGATACAGGAATTTTTAGGCAACTGTTTAAAACACAGCGATGCCACATATTTTCAAATTGATATTACGGGACATGAGGAAGAATTAGTCGTTTCTCTTGAGGATGATGGAATGGGCTTCGATAAAAATTCACTTGTAAACAGTATAGGTAACGGTTGGCGAAATATTAATACTCGATTAAGCCTGATTGGCGGCAGTTTAGAATTAAATACTCATGAAGGTAAAAAGGGGAATTCCGTATTGATTATCATACCTATAAACAAAGTCAGAAAAACACTTACACAAACTCCAAATACCGTCAACTAG
- a CDS encoding response regulator — protein MNKYRILLVDDHQILLEGTKNLINQSELFLVADTSNSAEKARELLLANDYDILVTDYQMQGMDGSQLIQIAKSVLPELKIIVLSMHDDSHIVKDLLKKGVDGYVLKSDTHDSILNALDKVTSGKRFLSDEIAELLIQNIDEEVNSALTPREEEIVRLIVKEYSTKQIAEILFISERTVETHRKNILKKTGCSNLVALIKYAYQHHLA, from the coding sequence ATGAACAAGTATCGCATTCTTCTCGTTGACGATCATCAGATTCTTCTTGAGGGTACCAAAAACCTCATTAATCAATCTGAATTGTTTTTAGTGGCTGATACATCCAACTCAGCAGAAAAGGCCAGGGAACTACTGTTGGCAAATGATTACGACATATTAGTTACAGACTACCAAATGCAAGGCATGGATGGGAGTCAGCTCATTCAAATTGCAAAATCGGTTTTGCCTGAACTAAAAATTATTGTCTTGAGCATGCATGATGATTCTCACATTGTAAAAGACTTATTAAAAAAGGGTGTTGACGGTTATGTACTAAAGAGCGATACACATGACAGTATTTTGAATGCTTTGGATAAAGTAACAAGCGGTAAGCGTTTTCTGAGTGATGAAATTGCAGAACTTTTAATTCAGAATATTGATGAAGAAGTAAATAGTGCACTAACGCCAAGAGAAGAAGAAATAGTGCGATTAATTGTAAAGGAATATAGCACGAAGCAAATTGCTGAAATACTTTTTATCAGTGAGCGAACAGTGGAAACACATCGTAAAAACATACTAAAGAAAACAGGCTGTTCAAACCTTGTTGCCTTAATTAAATACGCATATCAACATCATCTAGCTTAA
- a CDS encoding MmcQ/YjbR family DNA-binding protein, producing the protein MNIEFYREYCIKKPGVTESFPFDNNTLVFKVMNKMFALCDVDLFTGVNLKCDPERAIQLREQYDAIIPGYHMNKTHWNTVQMDETVPDKLFLELIDHSYELIVESLPKKAREELAELS; encoded by the coding sequence ATGAACATCGAATTCTACAGAGAGTACTGCATCAAGAAACCGGGTGTTACAGAAAGCTTTCCTTTCGATAATAATACATTGGTTTTTAAAGTGATGAACAAAATGTTTGCTCTCTGTGATGTTGACCTTTTTACTGGGGTTAATTTAAAATGCGATCCAGAGAGAGCTATACAACTTAGAGAACAATATGATGCCATTATTCCAGGTTATCATATGAATAAAACCCACTGGAACACGGTGCAAATGGATGAAACCGTCCCTGATAAGTTATTCTTAGAGTTAATTGATCATTCCTACGAATTGATAGTAGAAAGCCTGCCCAAAAAAGCTCGTGAAGAATTAGCTGAATTAAGCTAG
- a CDS encoding DUF6728 family protein, whose product MEKEENKSEDKNTLKDYFALGEVANYFFRKKDPNRPTNFNIKSMHVINKISMGMFLIGVIYLIVKNLF is encoded by the coding sequence ATGGAAAAAGAAGAAAATAAATCAGAGGATAAAAATACATTGAAGGACTATTTCGCTTTGGGAGAAGTAGCCAATTATTTCTTTAGAAAGAAAGATCCAAACAGACCCACCAATTTCAATATCAAATCGATGCACGTTATTAATAAGATTTCGATGGGGATGTTTTTGATAGGTGTTATTTATTTGATTGTGAAAAATTTGTTTTAA
- the ispG gene encoding (E)-4-hydroxy-3-methylbut-2-enyl-diphosphate synthase encodes MSKGIISNYNYCNSLTSYSRRKTREVYIGEIPLGGNNPIRVQSMTTVDTMDTEGSIQQVLRMVEAGCEYVRITAPSIKEAQNLAEIKKGLAKHGCHVPLIADIHFTPNAAELAAKIVEKVRVNPGNYADKKKFEEIEYTEESYNAELARIREKFTPLVKICKEHGTAMRIGTNHGSLSDRIMSRYGDTPLGMVESALEFLRICADHDYHDIVLSMKASNTQVMVQAYRLLVNKLDEEGFEPYPLHLGVTEAGDGEDGRIKSAVGIGTLLEDGLGDTVRVSLTEEPEAEAPVAQMMVDRYTNRANHDFIPAIEKNPINPFEYNKRDSIEVSNVGGGNVPRVIADLSNCKIESYKDLAAIGHFYLPEPDKWRMNDTGADFVYSGSKPISFMLPNGLKEIVDYTYWQNHADRKNKLPLFTKDEYLTAETKHDTINFLLIDSLELSKTLINKISIDPTLVLILETKNDHAMAALRRGFFDMVKWGINNPVIIKRTYETIKDDELQIYASTDIGGLLIDGFGDGVMLGTALSSQDRGEDEQLALVKRYNSTAFGILQAARTRMTKTEYISCPSCGRTLFDLQETTAMIRKRTDHLKGVKIGIMGCIVNGPGEMADADYGYVGSGKGKITLYKGKEVVKRGVPSENAVDELIEIIRADGNWIELEETEKV; translated from the coding sequence TTGAGTAAGGGAATCATTTCAAATTATAACTATTGTAATAGCCTCACGAGCTATTCTAGGAGGAAAACACGCGAAGTTTATATTGGTGAAATACCTTTGGGTGGTAACAACCCCATTCGTGTACAATCTATGACCACCGTTGATACCATGGATACCGAAGGAAGTATTCAACAGGTATTGCGAATGGTGGAAGCAGGTTGTGAATATGTTAGAATCACCGCCCCAAGTATTAAGGAGGCTCAAAATTTAGCTGAAATAAAAAAGGGGCTGGCTAAGCATGGATGCCATGTTCCATTGATTGCAGATATACATTTTACGCCTAATGCAGCCGAGCTTGCAGCAAAAATTGTAGAGAAGGTGCGTGTAAACCCTGGCAATTATGCCGATAAAAAGAAATTTGAAGAAATAGAATATACTGAGGAAAGCTATAATGCCGAATTAGCTAGAATCAGAGAGAAATTCACTCCGCTTGTTAAAATCTGTAAAGAGCATGGCACTGCTATGCGAATAGGAACGAACCATGGTTCACTTTCGGATAGAATAATGAGCCGATATGGTGATACACCACTTGGAATGGTTGAATCGGCACTAGAATTTTTAAGGATATGTGCAGATCATGACTATCATGACATTGTACTTTCCATGAAGGCGAGCAATACTCAGGTGATGGTTCAAGCTTATAGGTTATTGGTTAATAAGCTCGATGAAGAGGGTTTTGAGCCTTACCCATTGCATTTAGGTGTTACAGAAGCAGGTGATGGAGAAGATGGCAGAATTAAAAGTGCTGTTGGCATAGGTACCTTGCTCGAAGATGGTTTGGGAGACACAGTTCGGGTTTCATTAACAGAAGAGCCTGAAGCTGAAGCTCCGGTGGCTCAAATGATGGTAGATAGATACACCAATCGTGCGAATCATGATTTTATACCAGCCATAGAAAAGAACCCGATCAACCCTTTTGAATACAATAAAAGAGATTCTATTGAAGTGAGCAATGTTGGTGGAGGTAATGTGCCGCGCGTTATTGCTGATTTGTCAAATTGCAAAATAGAGTCATATAAAGATTTGGCAGCTATAGGTCACTTTTACTTGCCAGAACCTGATAAATGGCGAATGAATGACACAGGAGCTGATTTCGTTTATTCTGGTAGCAAGCCTATCTCATTTATGCTTCCCAACGGCTTAAAGGAAATTGTAGATTATACGTATTGGCAAAATCATGCCGATAGAAAAAACAAGTTGCCTTTGTTTACGAAAGATGAGTATCTAACTGCTGAAACGAAGCATGATACAATAAACTTCCTGTTGATTGATTCATTAGAATTGAGCAAAACACTCATCAATAAAATATCGATTGATCCTACTCTTGTTTTAATTCTTGAGACTAAGAATGACCATGCAATGGCAGCACTTAGAAGAGGGTTTTTCGACATGGTGAAGTGGGGTATTAACAACCCAGTGATTATCAAACGTACGTATGAGACTATTAAAGATGATGAACTACAGATTTATGCATCTACTGATATTGGGGGGTTATTGATTGATGGATTTGGTGATGGCGTGATGTTGGGCACAGCATTGTCGTCTCAAGACAGAGGTGAGGATGAGCAACTTGCCTTAGTTAAAAGATATAATTCAACGGCTTTTGGAATATTACAAGCCGCACGCACGCGAATGACCAAGACAGAATATATTTCTTGTCCATCATGCGGCAGAACGTTATTCGATCTGCAAGAAACTACAGCCATGATTCGTAAAAGAACAGATCACCTGAAAGGTGTAAAAATTGGTATTATGGGTTGTATTGTAAACGGCCCTGGAGAGATGGCTGATGCCGATTATGGCTATGTTGGATCGGGTAAAGGAAAGATCACTTTATACAAGGGCAAAGAGGTAGTAAAAAGAGGTGTTCCATCAGAAAATGCTGTGGATGAGCTCATTGAAATAATCAGAGCAGATGGTAATTGGATAGAATTAGAAGAGACTGAAAAAGTGTAA
- a CDS encoding SDR family oxidoreductase, whose protein sequence is MKKIALVTGGTKGIGKALIETFSENGFDIVTCSRSESDLEKLKKEIEDRFKNVLEYSKVDMSKKEEVQKFADEVLKKYPSIDVLINNAGVFIPGQIHEEEEGILEKMIDTNLYSAYHLTRKIVPSMKNNKHGHIFNICSTASFMAYSNGGSYCISKFALLGFSKVLRVEMQEFGVRVTSIMPGATMSASWEGVDIPEERFMPASDVASAVYNAYTMSERTVVEELVLRPQLGDI, encoded by the coding sequence ATGAAAAAAATAGCATTAGTAACGGGAGGTACAAAAGGGATTGGTAAGGCATTAATTGAAACATTTTCTGAAAATGGTTTTGATATTGTAACCTGCAGCAGGTCGGAGAGTGATTTGGAGAAGTTGAAGAAAGAAATTGAAGATAGGTTCAAGAATGTACTCGAGTATTCGAAGGTGGATATGAGCAAAAAAGAAGAAGTTCAGAAGTTTGCTGATGAAGTTCTTAAGAAATATCCATCAATTGATGTGTTGATTAATAATGCAGGTGTGTTTATTCCAGGTCAAATTCATGAAGAGGAGGAAGGTATATTGGAGAAAATGATTGATACAAATCTTTATAGTGCCTATCATTTAACAAGAAAAATAGTGCCTTCTATGAAGAACAATAAGCACGGGCACATTTTTAATATATGCTCCACAGCCTCATTTATGGCATATAGCAATGGGGGCTCTTACTGTATTTCAAAATTTGCTTTACTTGGTTTTAGCAAAGTGTTGAGAGTTGAAATGCAGGAATTTGGTGTGAGAGTTACATCAATTATGCCGGGTGCCACCATGTCGGCCAGTTGGGAAGGCGTAGATATTCCAGAAGAGCGGTTTATGCCTGCTTCAGATGTAGCCAGCGCTGTTTACAACGCCTATACAATGTCTGAGCGAACGGTTGTGGAAGAACTAGTGTTACGTCCACAGTTAGGAGATATTTAA
- a CDS encoding MlaE family ABC transporter permease — METLGKYFIFLGKLFVNTENFKTYFKLTMDECVNIGINSIFLVSLVSFFMGAVTTIQTAYNLISPLIPNYVISLVVRDMTILELAPTIIGVIYAGKVGSSMSSGLGTMRITEQIDALEVMGINSTSYLVLPKILGSLITYPVLVIISGLLNIVGGYLAGTLSGEITPYEYVYGIRYEFNDYTVTFALIKSFVFAFLVSSISSFKGYYTTGGALEVGKASTSAVTQSVIAILLADYLLAQLLL, encoded by the coding sequence ATGGAAACACTGGGTAAGTACTTCATATTTTTAGGGAAGCTTTTCGTTAATACCGAGAATTTTAAAACCTATTTCAAACTCACGATGGATGAGTGTGTTAATATAGGTATCAACTCTATCTTCCTGGTGTCTTTGGTGTCATTCTTTATGGGCGCTGTAACCACTATTCAAACAGCATATAACCTGATAAGCCCACTTATTCCTAACTATGTTATTTCGCTGGTAGTTAGAGACATGACCATTTTGGAATTAGCACCTACCATTATTGGCGTGATTTACGCTGGTAAAGTGGGATCTAGTATGTCGAGCGGCTTAGGTACTATGCGAATTACGGAACAGATTGATGCCCTGGAAGTGATGGGGATAAATTCCACCAGCTATCTGGTGCTACCAAAAATTTTAGGTTCACTTATCACATATCCTGTGTTAGTGATTATTTCTGGGCTGTTAAATATTGTTGGCGGCTACCTGGCTGGTACACTAAGCGGAGAGATAACTCCATATGAGTATGTTTATGGAATCCGGTATGAATTCAATGATTATACTGTCACATTCGCTTTGATTAAATCATTTGTTTTTGCCTTTTTGGTGAGCTCTATTTCGTCTTTCAAAGGCTATTATACTACAGGCGGTGCGCTTGAGGTTGGTAAGGCAAGTACCTCAGCAGTTACTCAAAGTGTAATTGCTATTCTATTGGCCGATTACTTATTAGCACAACTACTTTTATGA
- a CDS encoding ABC transporter ATP-binding protein, which produces MIRIENIKKSFNGKEVLKGISGTFEKGKPNLIIGASGTGKSVLLKCIVGLIQPDDGFVYYGTTEFSLAPRNDKTEIRRQIGMLFQGGALFDSKTVEQNIMFPLDILTDMPLDEKLDRVNFCLERVGLTGQNKKLPSEISGGMQKRVGIARAIVNSSKYLFCDEPNSGLDPLTSIKIDELIMEITEEYKITTVVVTHDMNSLLGIGENIMFLHEGEKKWEGHKDDIIHSNVKEFEDFVFASKVMRKLK; this is translated from the coding sequence ATGATTAGAATTGAAAACATAAAGAAGTCATTCAATGGCAAAGAGGTGCTAAAAGGTATAAGTGGCACATTTGAAAAAGGAAAACCAAATTTAATTATAGGTGCCAGTGGTACGGGAAAAAGTGTATTACTAAAATGCATTGTAGGGCTTATCCAGCCTGATGATGGATTTGTCTATTATGGTACTACCGAATTTTCTTTAGCACCAAGAAATGATAAGACTGAGATAAGAAGACAAATTGGAATGCTTTTTCAAGGCGGAGCGCTATTTGATTCGAAAACTGTGGAGCAAAATATTATGTTTCCGCTGGATATTCTTACGGATATGCCGTTAGACGAAAAATTGGATAGAGTCAATTTTTGCCTGGAGCGAGTAGGACTCACTGGTCAAAACAAAAAGTTGCCTTCAGAAATAAGCGGTGGTATGCAGAAGCGTGTTGGTATTGCCCGCGCTATTGTTAACAGCTCCAAATACCTTTTTTGTGATGAGCCAAATTCCGGGTTAGATCCCTTAACATCTATAAAAATAGATGAGCTAATCATGGAAATTACAGAAGAGTATAAAATTACTACGGTAGTGGTAACTCATGATATGAATTCGCTGCTTGGTATTGGCGAAAATATTATGTTTTTGCACGAAGGAGAGAAAAAGTGGGAAGGACATAAAGATGATATCATTCACTCAAACGTGAAGGAGTTTGAGGACTTTGTATTTGCCAGTAAGGTGATGCGGAAGTTGAAGTAA
- a CDS encoding DUF6265 family protein, with the protein MRKLLIFTYLLMTWAGYAQTTSGFDANKLDWLVGSWEGEGLDGLNYESWSTPVDGVMIGMFRHTKNDKIIFYEFCRISKVGLQLKHFNSDFNGWEEKNEMITFPFLFMSDVKVVFDGLEMELVNESELKIIVQLEDGETTFNYKRKN; encoded by the coding sequence ATGAGAAAGCTTTTGATTTTTACATACCTATTGATGACTTGGGCTGGTTACGCTCAAACGACATCTGGATTTGATGCTAATAAATTAGATTGGCTAGTCGGAAGTTGGGAAGGAGAGGGCTTGGACGGCTTGAACTATGAGTCTTGGTCTACCCCTGTAGATGGTGTCATGATAGGTATGTTTCGTCATACTAAAAATGACAAAATCATTTTCTATGAATTTTGTAGAATAAGCAAAGTGGGTTTACAACTGAAGCACTTTAATTCTGACTTCAATGGTTGGGAGGAAAAAAACGAAATGATCACCTTTCCATTCCTTTTTATGAGTGATGTTAAAGTTGTTTTCGATGGACTTGAAATGGAACTTGTTAATGAAAGCGAGTTAAAAATTATTGTTCAGCTAGAGGATGGCGAAACAACCTTTAATTACAAAAGGAAAAATTAG